From Coprococcus phoceensis, the proteins below share one genomic window:
- a CDS encoding copper homeostasis protein CutC, with protein MRDYILECCVDSVESAIEAKKGGANRIELCSGLVIGGLSPSKALFEAVRENVDIRIHTLLRSRFGDFCYTDYEHELLKKEVRMFRELGADGVVIGTLRPDGSLHTEQMKELIEEAGDMSITLHRAFDMCKDPFATLEQAKRLGIHTILTSGQKNNCVEGIELLKKLVEQAEGKLDILIAGGVDGNVIPKLYQETGSHTYHMSGKVTLNSEMKYRKEDVSMGIASMSEYEIWRTSAERIKKAREVLEAL; from the coding sequence ATGAGAGATTATATTTTAGAATGCTGTGTAGATTCAGTAGAATCTGCAATTGAGGCGAAAAAAGGTGGCGCAAATCGTATCGAGCTGTGCAGTGGACTTGTAATTGGAGGACTGTCTCCGTCAAAAGCATTGTTTGAAGCGGTTCGTGAAAACGTAGATATCCGCATTCATACGTTGCTGAGATCAAGGTTTGGAGACTTTTGTTATACAGATTATGAACATGAACTATTAAAAAAAGAAGTTAGAATGTTTCGGGAACTTGGAGCAGATGGAGTTGTCATCGGCACATTGAGACCAGATGGTTCACTTCATACAGAGCAGATGAAGGAGTTGATTGAAGAGGCAGGCGATATGTCGATTACACTTCATAGGGCGTTTGATATGTGCAAAGATCCATTTGCGACGTTGGAACAGGCAAAACGGCTTGGAATTCATACCATTTTGACCTCAGGACAGAAAAATAATTGTGTAGAGGGAATAGAACTGCTTAAAAAGCTGGTAGAACAGGCGGAAGGGAAATTAGATATATTAATCGCGGGCGGCGTTGATGGAAACGTCATTCCAAAACTTTATCAAGAGACGGGAAGTCATACGTATCATATGTCCGGGAAAGTGACTTTGAACAGCGAAATGAAGTATCGAAAAGAAGATGTAAGTATGGGAATTGCATCTATGAGTGAATATGAAATTTGGAGAACAAGCGCGGAAAGAATAAAAAAAGCCAGGGAAGTTTTAGAAGCATTATAA